Genomic segment of Dactylococcopsis salina PCC 8305:
CCCCAATCACATCGCGTTTAGCGATTGATTGCGGGTAGTTGACTCAAGATTTTGCGATCATCTACAGACAAACTTTCCACTAAGTTAATCGCTTCTTCTAGTTTTGATGTTCCTTCTAGATCAGTAGCCATTTCCGTGATCTTAGTTAAGGCTTGCTGTTGGGAAACTGAAAGTCTTACCAAATTTTGAGGCGATTCAGTTCAGATCAAAATGCAAGTTCATTGATTGTTCAATCGTCACGCACCTTGCATCAAAACCTTCCCCTCCTACCGATCAATCAACCCTCCTGCCTCCTGCCTCCTGCCTCTTGCCTCTTGCCTCTTGCCTTTTGCCTTACTTAACCAACCAATGGACTTTTTCAGCAACCCCTAGTTAAGTCTTTGTTTCTATTTTAATCAGGTGGGCATTGCCCACCCTACCAGTAGATCGGTAACTTGAGGATTAGTCACGACCGCCACTGAGGGCAATCACTAATCGTAAGATAAAGATAAACAAGTTGATGTAAGTGAGATACATGGAGAGAGCGGCGGGAAGATATTTATCATCCTCGTAGGTGCGAGGGAGGATATAGAAATCAACCACAGCCACACCAGCAAATAAAAGCGTTCCAAAGCCAGAAATTCCAATTTCTAGCCAAGTGGGTGTAAAAACACCAAAGAAGCTAAAGAGGAGTTGACCGACTAAAACCACCAAGAGAGCAATCACTCCCAGTTGTACGGTTTTAGTTAAAGCCATTCCGTCTTCATCGGAAAGGTTAGAACCAACGGAACGAGCAACGATAAATGTCGCGCCACAGCCTAACGCTGCGATTCCCACACCGCCAACACCAGCACTGCTGCTGAGAGCCACATAAATCAAGCCACTGAGGGTATAACCCGATAATAGGCTATAAAGGGCGAGTAGGGGAAGCGCGGTGCTATTGTTGCCATTTTCTGCGACTCCTCGCGCCACAAAAAATAAGACTAATTCGGCGATGATGGCAGCGATAAATGTGGGCATAAATAGCTGAGGAGCATTGCTAATCACGCCTAAGCCACCATAAGTTCCCAACGCGGTGAGAACTAATCCTCCTCCTAGATAGGGAAGGGCATTAGAGATGACATTGGGTCCAATAATTGCACTGCCACGAGTTTCCTGCAT
This window contains:
- a CDS encoding Bax inhibitor-1/YccA family protein, which gives rise to MSNSYNFRKAMQETRGSAIIGPNVISNALPYLGGGLVLTALGTYGGLGVISNAPQLFMPTFIAAIIAELVLFFVARGVAENGNNSTALPLLALYSLLSGYTLSGLIYVALSSSAGVGGVGIAALGCGATFIVARSVGSNLSDEDGMALTKTVQLGVIALLVVLVGQLLFSFFGVFTPTWLEIGISGFGTLLFAGVAVVDFYILPRTYEDDKYLPAALSMYLTYINLFIFILRLVIALSGGRD